CATCATGTCGGCCACATAATTGATGGAACGGTGGCACATGATCAGGTTCAGGTCGGCCGTGTGGGAATTCTGGAAATGGTCCACGCTGGAGTTGCCCGAGAAGGTGGAGATAATCTTGATCCCGCATTTTTCGAACAGCTCGTCGATGACAAATTCATCCCCGCCGATATTGTATTCCCCCAGCAGGTTGACCTTGTACTCCCCTTCCTGGACCGTGTCGTCCTTGCCGATGACATGCTGGAACAGCCCGTTGTTGGCCACGTGATGGCCGGCGGACTGGCTGACTCCCTTGTATCCCTCGCAACTGAACCCGAAAATGGTGATTCCCAGTTTTTCCTGCATCTCCCGGGTAACGGCATGGACATCGTCGCCGATCAGGCCCACCGGGCAGGTGGAAAAGACGGAAATCATTTTGGGTTTGAACGTATCGTAGGCTTCCTGGATGGCCTGCCTGAGTTTTTTCTCGCCGCCGAAAACGATTTCCCGTTCCTGCATGTCGGTGGTAAAACAATAGGTCATGAAATTGTGTCCGTCCGGCGTCGTGGACGGGTCCGTCTGGTTGCGTCGGGTGAGCCAGGAGTAAAACCCGCATCCGACAGGGCCATGGGTCAGGTTGATGATGTCGCGCGTGGGCCCCATCACCACGCCTTTGCACCCGGCGTAACAGCATCCCCGCTGGGATATGATCCCGGGGATCGTTCTTACATTGGCCTGAATTTCCTCGTAGCTCTTTTCATCCTTCTTTTTGTTGACAACAAAATGTTTGGAGCGCTTGCGGGCCACTTTGGGAGGGTATTTGGCCAGGATCTCGGTTTTCACCGATTCAGGGTCGATTTCCCTCCAGGCTGCGGCATTTTCATTATACTCATCTTTTTTATCGGGCATCGCCGTCATGATCGCTTCTCCTATACATCGTCTAATGTTGCATCGCCGTTTTCGCCGGTTCTCACACTGATGGAATCGATACTCGGCATCACGAAAATCTTGCCGTCACCGGATTTGCCGGTGCGGTTCACGGAGATGATCGTTTTGACTGCTTTTTT
This window of the uncultured Desulfosarcina sp. genome carries:
- the nifD gene encoding nitrogenase molybdenum-iron protein alpha chain — translated: MTAMPDKKDEYNENAAAWREIDPESVKTEILAKYPPKVARKRSKHFVVNKKKDEKSYEEIQANVRTIPGIISQRGCCYAGCKGVVMGPTRDIINLTHGPVGCGFYSWLTRRNQTDPSTTPDGHNFMTYCFTTDMQEREIVFGGEKKLRQAIQEAYDTFKPKMISVFSTCPVGLIGDDVHAVTREMQEKLGITIFGFSCEGYKGVSQSAGHHVANNGLFQHVIGKDDTVQEGEYKVNLLGEYNIGGDEFVIDELFEKCGIKIISTFSGNSSVDHFQNSHTADLNLIMCHRSINYVADMMEEKYGIPWMKINFLGANATSASLRKIAQYYGDQKLIDRVEEVIAEEMVEVEKAQADVRPRLEGKLAMMFVGGSRAHHYQELFNEMGMQTIAAGYEFAHRDDYEGRHVLPTIKIDADSRNIEELEVKKDPERYNPRIPEEELAAGVRNGIELKAYDGMMADMEENVTYAIDDISQYETEKMIEIYKPDIFCAGIKEKYMVQKHGMPMKQLHSYDSGGPYAAYKGAINFYYEIDRMINSKVWKHIRAPWEENPQLAAMYANE